The Hypanus sabinus isolate sHypSab1 chromosome 3, sHypSab1.hap1, whole genome shotgun sequence genome contains a region encoding:
- the LOC132391475 gene encoding protocadherin-20: MDRDSGRGTVHQTKVQGTLWCFSLVGFFLASRSLASDLVYRVKEESPSGTLIGNLATDLKLGGSSESKVTYNLASQPVDGRFVDLDRDTGELRTSDSVLDRESLCPEQPERECWLFLDVILLPANFFRLLKISVLVEDVNDNAPQFPAASIGVSVAENAEPGSRYPLEPPAEDRDPGANGVQSYRLAGAHDGFSLLTEQAVSGNPPVPWLVLEAALDRETRDLYQMVLVAEDGGSPRRSGTASLTVTVTDVNDNCPRFVESSVNLTLSSNTTVGSQLARLRATDPDLGYNARIVYSYADRVAASSARLFRLDSSSGLIQLAAPLPDGGPLLHRLTVLATGTGCSPVTAALRLAVQPLQPSPPRVTPRYIALQSDGVVYLKESEPARTPIAFFTVTDAKHRPPPRCYLQGPGPFRLAPYRAFRDEYLLETSRQLDYELMPEYEVTVVAESADGLALRTRITIVLLDENDNSPVFSQPVLNVAIEENQPAGSFLARLKAIDADSGVMGSVTYALAPGALPVFVLDKVSGVLSVSAPLDREEQEKYRIVVKAFDGGTPSRESTATVLLTVLDTNDNSPRFINKDFNFFVPEDYPSFSEIGVIGVVDADDGNNGWVALSILNGSDHFVIDTGKGNLMARAPLDREQQSSYILWVLAMDGGEPALSAVAKVTVLLTDVNDNPPLVLFPQSNLSFLLVAPSTAPGSSIMEVYAVDKDTGMNAVIAYSIIGHRGPRPETFVIDTGTGNITLHGTLVKNDYGLYRLLVKVSDHGYPEPLHTTVIVNLFVNDTLSNESYIENLLRKEPDIRIEESLPETRTDPFQTKVDIFPCQTVLIALSGFCFGLLILVFALVCYISLRKRKHRRKNYSVTDVDIPLNKIASCTLEKKSVI, encoded by the exons ATGGATCGAGACTCGGGCCGGGGTACTGTCCACCAGACAAAGGTCCAG GGAACGCTCTGGTGTTTTTCTCTGGTGGGATTTTTTCTCGCGAGCCGGAGCTTGGCGTCTGACCTGGTGTACCGAGTGAAGGAAGAATCCCCGAGCGGGACCCTCATAGGCAACCTGGCCACCGACCTAAAGTTGGGAGGCTCGTCCGAGTCCAAAGTCACATACAACCTGGCTTCGCAGCCCGTGGACGGGCGTTTCGTGGATCTGGACCGGGACACGGGTGAGCTGCGCACATCGGACTCGGTGCTGGACCGGGAGAGCCTGTGCCCTGAGCAGCCAGAGCGAGAGTGCTGGCTGTTCCTGGACGTTATCCTGCTGCCGGCCAATTTCTTTCGTTTGCTCAAGATCAGCGTCCTGGTGGAGGACGTCAACGACAACGCGCCGCAATTCCCCGCCGCCAGCATCGGGGTCTCGGTGGCGGAGAACGCCGAGCCAGGTTCTCGCTACCCGCTGGAGCCGCCGGCCGAGGACCGCGACCCGGGAGCCAACGGGGTCCAGAGTTACCGGTTGGCAGGTGCCCACGATGGCTTCTCGCTGCTCACCGAACAGGCGGTGAGTGGCAACCCCCCGGTGCCCTGGCTAGTGCTGGAGGCGGCCCTGGACCGAGAGACTCGGGACCTCTACCAGATGGTGCTGGTGGCCGAGGACGGTGGCTCTCCCCGGCGCTCGGGTACCGCCAGCCTCACCGTCACCGTCACCGATGTCAACGACAACTGCCCCCGCTTCGTTGAGTCCAGCGTCAACCTTACCCTGAGCTCCAACACCACGGTGGGCAGCCAGCTGGCCCGACTCCGCGCCACCGACCCCGACCTGGGCTACAACGCCCGCATCGTCTACTCCTATGCCGACAGGGTGGCCGCCAGCTCGGCGCGACTCTTCCGCCTGGACAGCAGCTCAGGGTTGATCCAGCTGGCCGCTCCGCTGCCGGACGGCGGGCCGCTGCTGCACCGGCTCACCGTGCTGGCCACCGGCACCGGCTGCAGCCCGGTCACCGCCGCCCTGCGCCTGGCCGTGCAGCCGCTGCAGCCGTCGCCGCCGCGGGTCACCCCACGCTACATCGCCCTGCAgtcggacggtgtggtgtacctGAAGGAGAGCGAGCCCGCCCGCACCCCTATTGCCTTCTTCACGGTGACGGACGCCAAGCACAGGCCGCCCCCTCGCTGCTACCTGCAGGGCCCGGGACCCTTCCGCCTGGCGCCCTACCGAGCCTTCCGCGACGAGTACCTGCTGGAGACCTCCCGCCAGCTGGACTACGAGCTCATGCCCGAGTATGAGGTGACGGTGGTGGCAGAGAGCGCCGACGGGCTCGCCCTCAGGACCCGCATCACGATCGTCCTGCTCGATGAGAATGACAACTCGCCCGTCTTCAGCCAGCCTGTGCTCAACGTGGCCATCGAGGAGAACCAGCCCGCAGGCAGCTTCCTGGCTCGGCTGAAGGCCATCGACGCTGACAGCGGGGTCATGGGCAGTGTCACCTACGCCCTAGCCCCCGGGGCCCTCCCCGTCTTCGTCCTGGACAAGGTGAGCGGCGTGCTCTCCGTGTCGGCGCCCCTGGATCGCGAAGAGCAGGAGAAGTACCGGATCGTCGTCAAGGCCTTTGATGGCGGAACCCCGTCCCGGGAATCCACGGCCACCGTCCTCCTCACCGTACTAGACACCAATGATAACAGCCCCAGATTCATTAACAAGGACTTCAATTTCTTTGTGCCCGAAGACTACCCGAGTTTCAGTGAGATTGGCGTGATTGGTGTTGTCGATGCCGACGATGGGAATAACGGCTGGGTGGCTCTGTCCATACTCAATGGCAGTGATCATTTTGTCATCGACACGGGCAAGGGGAATCTGATGGCCAGAGCGCCCCTGGACAGGGAACAACAGAGCTCCTACATTCTCTGGGTTCTGGCTATGGATGGAGGGGAGCCTGCTCTGTCTGCTGTAGCTAAGGTGACTGTCCTTCTAACGGATGTCAATGATAACCCACCTTTGGTCTTGTTCCCTCAGTCCAACCTCTCTTTTCTACTGGTGGCTCCATCCACAGCCCCTGGCTCTTCCATTATGGAGGTGTATGCAGTTGATAAGGACACAGGGATGAATGCTGTCATTGCCTACAGCATCATTGGCCACAGAGGGCCTCGTCCAGAGACTTTTGTCATTGACACAGGAACGGGTAACATCACCTTGCATGGGACTTTGGTGAAGAATGACTATGGACTGTATAGACTACTGGTCAAAGTCAGCGACCATGGTTACCCAGAGCCACTCCACACCACAGTTATAGTCAATCTCTTTGTCAACGATACATTGAGCAATGAGAGTTACATAGAAAACCTGCTGAGGAAGGAGCCTGACATCAGGATTGAGGAAAGCCTACCAGAGACCAGGACTGACCCTTTTCAAACCAAAGTTGACATATTTCCATGCCAGACTGTGCTGATAGCTCTGTCCGGTTTTTGCTTCGGCCTTCTCATTTTAGTGTTTGCTTTGGTGTGCTACATCTCACTTAGGAAAAGGAAGCACAGACGTAAAAATTACAGTGTTACTGATGTTGATATCCCATTGAACAAAATTGCTTCATGTACATTAGAGAAGAAATCAGTGATTTAG